A genomic window from Fibrobacterota bacterium includes:
- a CDS encoding ATP-binding protein: MTASPAALQFDGITPLGKVASVDTSRVVVDVSDSVLLTRIGVGNLMAIRGATEAEFLIAIVERVTRSMQEELQEPEHGELDDALQYAEAPRDLVRAAMIGTFRTVDGEKRNTFKRGADSFPQIDRDCFIIVGPNLQRFMGTLGSEYAEAERLKLGVFVADRTAEAVASGDRFFQRHAAILGSTGSGKSWTVALILERAAKLKYPNILVFDMHGEYAPLADKAKNGFADRLRIAGPGDLENPGDDVLFLPYWLLNRDEMLSMILDRSDQNAPNQASRFTLHVKSLKEKTLIASGKSDVASTFTVDSPVPYALTELIDLLKKDNTTKGVGAKGQDVKGEWEGLLSRFISRLETKIADRRYGFLFKPTSDSNTYDWLASQLIRLLGSNGGKGIKVIDFSEVPSDVLPVVTGTLARLLYDVQFWMDSEKRTPVTLLCDEAHLYLPVREDADAVQKQALASFERIAKEGRKYGFSLLVVSQRPSDVSKTILSQCNNFLSLRLTNEADQNVIKKLMPDALSGLTSILPLLDTGEALMLGDAIILPSRIKLDVPAIAPDSATRDFWKDWGNQASDDEAIAKAVEALRSQTKAR, translated from the coding sequence ATGACAGCATCCCCCGCAGCACTCCAGTTCGATGGCATCACACCACTTGGAAAGGTCGCATCCGTAGATACGAGTCGTGTCGTTGTGGATGTGTCAGATTCCGTCCTTTTAACGCGGATCGGTGTCGGAAACCTAATGGCAATCCGAGGCGCAACGGAAGCAGAATTCCTGATTGCAATTGTGGAACGCGTCACACGCAGCATGCAGGAAGAATTGCAGGAACCCGAACATGGCGAACTAGATGACGCCCTGCAATACGCCGAGGCCCCGAGGGATCTGGTTCGGGCAGCGATGATTGGCACATTCCGAACCGTTGACGGAGAGAAGCGCAACACCTTCAAGCGTGGGGCTGACAGCTTCCCACAGATCGACAGAGATTGCTTCATTATCGTCGGTCCCAATCTGCAACGATTTATGGGAACTCTGGGATCCGAGTACGCTGAAGCCGAACGCCTAAAACTTGGCGTCTTCGTTGCAGATCGCACCGCTGAGGCGGTTGCCAGTGGTGACCGCTTCTTCCAGCGGCATGCGGCGATCTTGGGAAGCACTGGCTCTGGAAAGAGCTGGACCGTCGCGCTCATCTTGGAACGAGCCGCGAAACTAAAGTACCCAAACATCTTGGTCTTCGACATGCATGGGGAGTACGCCCCACTGGCTGACAAGGCAAAGAACGGCTTTGCGGATCGACTTCGCATCGCGGGTCCAGGCGACCTCGAAAATCCAGGGGACGATGTTCTGTTTCTTCCCTACTGGCTTTTGAATCGCGACGAGATGCTCTCGATGATCCTGGATCGCAGCGATCAAAACGCCCCGAATCAAGCCTCCCGGTTCACGCTGCATGTTAAGTCGCTGAAGGAAAAAACACTAATTGCATCGGGCAAATCCGATGTCGCGAGCACATTCACCGTTGATTCGCCAGTCCCATATGCTTTGACGGAATTAATTGATCTCCTGAAAAAAGACAACACTACAAAAGGCGTTGGAGCAAAAGGACAAGACGTCAAAGGAGAGTGGGAAGGCCTATTGTCGAGATTCATTTCTCGACTAGAAACAAAGATCGCAGATCGGCGCTACGGATTTCTTTTCAAGCCAACCAGTGATTCTAACACATATGATTGGCTTGCAAGCCAGCTAATTCGGCTTCTCGGTTCAAATGGCGGGAAGGGCATCAAGGTCATTGATTTCTCCGAGGTACCATCTGATGTGCTCCCTGTTGTTACTGGAACTTTGGCTCGACTCCTGTACGATGTCCAGTTTTGGATGGATTCCGAGAAACGGACACCTGTAACTCTCCTTTGCGACGAAGCACACCTGTATTTGCCTGTGCGCGAGGACGCCGATGCCGTCCAAAAGCAAGCGCTGGCTTCCTTCGAGAGGATTGCAAAGGAAGGCCGCAAATACGGTTTCTCGCTTCTGGTGGTGAGTCAGCGTCCATCGGATGTCAGCAAGACCATCTTGAGCCAGTGCAACAACTTCCTTTCGTTGCGCCTCACGAACGAAGCCGACCAAAACGTCATCAAGAAGCTGATGCCGGATGCACTGTCTGGCCTTACAAGCATCCTTCCCCTGCTGGATACTGGCGAAGCGTTGATGCTGGGCGATGCCATCATCTTGCCATCTCGAATCAAGCTGGATGTTCCGGCCATTGCACCCGACAGCGCCACCCGCGATTTCTGGAAAGACTGGGGCAACCAAGCATCGGATGATGAGGCTATCGCAAAGGCAGTCGAAGCGCTCCGCAGCCAGACGAAGGCGAGATAA